From a region of the Natrinema sp. HArc-T2 genome:
- a CDS encoding amidohydrolase family protein, whose protein sequence is MSSQSTESAAVRSLDDLDVIVDTDFHLTERQEDIFPYLEDPFYSLLNSQSDGDDYGYLGRVYPSHGMLYSVTVGKADSPTVRTSEDIQKGKDLIGWDKAIATPTQNLYLGAVHHDDLAAALAKAYNRWLLDNIIDTDNGVYGAALVAPQKPLKAAEEVDDLADEPGIAAVMIPSGSVDPTLGNEIYYPLYEACERAGLPIKMHNAAGTMMTRFPTQWRSLNRALPVHATSHNMMHQVNLADMLTQGVPVRFPDLDFVVQESGLGWYPYFMRRFDHDYMGAKFDAPMLEKKPSEYLRDQFYLTSQPVEGADDPEYLNQIIRLFEGENSLMFSSDYPHFDFDYTDALMKIMRSEFNGDEIKNIYGETADQLYQF, encoded by the coding sequence ATGAGTTCGCAATCGACAGAATCAGCTGCTGTTCGGTCACTAGATGATTTAGACGTCATCGTCGACACTGACTTTCATCTTACAGAGCGACAGGAAGACATCTTTCCGTATCTCGAGGATCCGTTCTACAGCCTGCTAAACAGCCAGAGTGACGGTGACGACTACGGCTATCTGGGACGGGTGTACCCGTCACACGGAATGTTGTACTCGGTGACGGTCGGGAAGGCCGACTCACCGACGGTGCGGACATCGGAAGACATCCAGAAGGGCAAAGACCTCATCGGGTGGGATAAAGCGATTGCCACCCCAACCCAGAATCTCTATCTCGGTGCCGTCCACCACGACGACCTTGCGGCTGCACTTGCGAAGGCGTACAACAGGTGGCTGCTCGACAATATTATCGACACGGATAACGGTGTCTACGGTGCCGCTCTCGTCGCACCACAGAAACCGCTCAAGGCTGCCGAAGAGGTCGACGACCTCGCCGACGAGCCGGGTATCGCCGCCGTGATGATCCCGAGCGGATCGGTCGATCCGACTCTGGGCAACGAGATCTACTATCCACTCTACGAGGCGTGTGAGCGTGCTGGACTGCCTATCAAGATGCACAACGCAGCTGGGACGATGATGACCCGGTTCCCAACGCAGTGGCGGTCGCTGAATCGGGCACTCCCCGTTCACGCCACCTCGCATAACATGATGCATCAGGTGAACCTGGCAGACATGCTGACGCAGGGCGTTCCCGTTCGCTTCCCTGACCTCGACTTTGTTGTCCAGGAGTCCGGTCTCGGCTGGTATCCGTACTTCATGCGTCGGTTCGATCACGACTATATGGGTGCGAAGTTCGACGCACCAATGCTGGAGAAGAAGCCAAGCGAATATCTCCGTGATCAGTTCTACCTGACCAGCCAACCCGTCGAAGGTGCAGACGACCCAGAGTACCTCAATCAGATCATCCGCCTCTTCGAAGGCGAGAACAGTCTGATGTTCTCGTCGGACTACCCCCACTTCGACTTCGACTACACTGACGCGCTGATGAAGATCATGCGCTCGGAGTTCAACGGTGACGAGATCAAGAACATCTACGGCGAGACCGCAGACCAACTCTACCAATTCTAA
- a CDS encoding Rieske (2Fe-2S) protein encodes MATNTDPQNADADNLHHVTAADDIEDGERVVVDIKGREIAVFYSNDEYHALSNYCTHQGGPACEGLLSGTIDVDEDDELVWACDDEIVSCPWHGWEFDITSGEHLASDEYRLPSYDVHVIDGDLYVEF; translated from the coding sequence ATGGCAACAAACACAGACCCACAGAACGCCGACGCTGATAACCTACACCACGTCACAGCGGCCGACGACATCGAAGACGGAGAACGAGTCGTCGTCGACATCAAAGGCCGTGAGATTGCCGTCTTCTACTCGAACGACGAGTATCACGCACTCTCGAACTACTGTACACACCAGGGCGGACCAGCCTGTGAGGGGCTCCTGTCCGGAACGATCGACGTTGACGAGGACGACGAGCTGGTCTGGGCGTGTGATGACGAAATCGTCTCCTGTCCGTGGCACGGCTGGGAGTTCGATATCACGTCCGGAGAACACCTCGCAAGCGACGAGTACCGCCTTCCGTCCTACGACGTACACGTTATCGACGGCGACCTCTACGTCGAGTTCTGA
- a CDS encoding anaerobic glycerol-3-phosphate dehydrogenase subunit C, which yields MSTDISQTTSPSLSEQLDGEIDFGETTRTLYSTDASIYQQRPAGVAFPRNREDTQRVVNFARRHGSSVTARGAGSSLTGNAIGEGIVLDCSRYMDEIVDVDPDAKTVTVQPGVVLDELNDFLEKDGLYLAPDPSTSSTCTIGGMIANNAAGPHSVKHGTTREYVQRLECVLADGSLVEFHRRDGGELEAVCEHDDRVGEVHRVVRQLAREHADEIETQYPDVDRNSSGYDLETSAAPDGSWVDLSRLVSGSEGTLAIITEATLQLTDRPETRAVSLVFYDDLIAAADAVTAVLETDPSAVELIDDAVLGYARDAWGFDIVPEDAEAALLLEIETTHAEQRDDLETVVSAAQTPETIDVERAFDGEEMADLWKVRKASNPLLNRQPGDEQALSFIEDAAVPPARLPTYLERVGDVLREHDLQASVFGHAGQGVLHIKPFLNLKTEHDRERLRSVSEAVHEIVLEVGGSVSGEHGDGRLRSEHLPEMYGDELYSAFCEIKRAFDPDDVFNPAKVVPASDGNLAKVDENLRYEGYDPETVDTALDFSDEEGFGSLVEQCNGCSKCRTSDGGVMCPTFRGTDDEIASTRGRANMLRAAINGDLDEETLTSDHFQEEVLDLCISCKACETECPTGVDMAKLKTEAKHQQHRTSGVPLRARLFGNVRTLNRLGSTFSPIANRLKEFGPGRRVAEAVLGIDRRRTLPDFAAEPFPDWFAAHEPHPNAGENGTVALFPDCYMGYNHPAVGKASVHLLEALGYAVEVPDVACCGRAPLSQGLVEKARGYARQNVETLAEYVERDVPIIGVEPSCVSAFKEYDDLLEDTVNIPETTETVPAFLADRIRAGEIELPDSGEATVAFHGHCHSKAKGWDSTPVELLREAGYDVQPLDTTCCGMAGAFGYETEHYELSMAIGDDLESKIDAAEADLIVTTGASCSQQLADRDIETHHPLEVLAALLERSNSND from the coding sequence ATGAGTACTGATATCTCCCAAACCACGTCTCCGTCGCTCAGCGAACAGCTCGACGGCGAGATTGACTTCGGCGAGACCACACGCACCCTCTACTCGACGGATGCGAGTATCTATCAGCAACGACCTGCAGGTGTCGCCTTCCCTCGGAACCGCGAAGATACTCAGCGAGTTGTCAACTTCGCTCGCCGACACGGATCAAGTGTCACGGCCCGTGGTGCAGGCTCGAGTCTGACCGGCAATGCCATTGGTGAAGGGATCGTCCTGGACTGTTCACGATACATGGACGAGATCGTCGACGTCGACCCCGACGCGAAGACTGTGACCGTCCAGCCGGGTGTCGTTCTCGACGAGTTGAACGACTTTCTCGAGAAGGACGGTCTTTACCTCGCTCCCGATCCGTCGACCTCGAGTACGTGTACCATCGGCGGAATGATCGCCAACAACGCCGCGGGTCCGCACTCGGTCAAGCACGGTACGACTCGAGAGTATGTTCAGCGACTCGAGTGCGTGCTTGCAGACGGATCTCTCGTTGAGTTTCACCGGCGGGACGGCGGGGAACTCGAGGCAGTCTGTGAACACGACGACCGGGTCGGAGAGGTCCATCGCGTGGTCCGCCAGCTTGCACGCGAACACGCCGACGAAATCGAGACACAGTATCCGGATGTCGATCGAAACTCCAGTGGGTACGATCTCGAGACTAGCGCTGCGCCGGACGGTTCGTGGGTCGACCTCTCGCGGCTCGTCTCCGGGAGCGAAGGGACGCTTGCGATTATCACCGAAGCGACGTTACAGCTTACCGATCGTCCCGAGACACGTGCCGTCTCGCTCGTCTTCTATGACGATCTGATCGCCGCTGCCGACGCTGTGACTGCCGTGCTTGAGACGGATCCGAGTGCAGTCGAACTCATCGACGACGCCGTCCTCGGCTACGCTCGAGACGCCTGGGGGTTCGATATCGTGCCCGAGGATGCTGAAGCCGCGCTCCTACTGGAAATCGAGACCACCCATGCAGAGCAGCGTGACGACCTCGAGACGGTCGTGTCGGCTGCCCAGACACCCGAAACGATCGACGTCGAACGTGCGTTCGACGGGGAGGAGATGGCCGATCTCTGGAAGGTGCGCAAAGCTTCCAATCCGCTTTTGAACCGACAGCCCGGCGACGAACAGGCGCTGTCGTTCATCGAAGATGCGGCGGTCCCACCCGCCCGTCTCCCGACGTATCTCGAGCGCGTGGGTGATGTTCTCCGCGAGCACGATCTTCAGGCGAGCGTCTTCGGTCACGCTGGACAGGGTGTGCTCCACATCAAACCGTTCCTGAATCTGAAGACGGAACATGACCGTGAGCGACTCCGATCTGTTTCGGAGGCCGTCCACGAGATCGTCCTCGAGGTCGGCGGCTCCGTCTCCGGGGAACACGGTGACGGACGACTTCGTTCCGAGCATCTCCCAGAGATGTACGGTGACGAACTCTACAGTGCGTTCTGTGAGATCAAACGCGCCTTCGATCCCGACGACGTGTTCAATCCGGCAAAGGTCGTCCCCGCTTCGGACGGCAACCTCGCGAAAGTCGACGAAAACCTGCGGTACGAAGGATACGACCCGGAGACTGTCGATACGGCGCTCGATTTCAGTGACGAAGAAGGGTTCGGATCGCTCGTCGAGCAGTGCAACGGGTGTTCGAAGTGTCGAACGTCGGACGGCGGCGTCATGTGTCCGACCTTCCGTGGAACGGACGACGAGATTGCCAGCACACGAGGGCGGGCGAACATGCTCAGAGCAGCAATAAACGGTGATCTCGACGAGGAGACGCTCACGAGCGATCACTTCCAAGAGGAGGTACTCGATCTGTGTATCTCCTGTAAAGCATGTGAAACTGAGTGTCCGACTGGCGTCGACATGGCCAAACTGAAAACGGAGGCGAAACACCAACAGCACCGGACGAGCGGCGTTCCGCTTCGCGCACGCCTGTTCGGGAACGTCCGCACGCTCAACCGTCTCGGGTCCACGTTTTCGCCGATCGCAAACCGGCTCAAGGAGTTCGGCCCCGGCCGTCGCGTTGCCGAGGCCGTCCTGGGGATCGATCGACGACGGACGCTGCCGGATTTCGCAGCCGAGCCCTTCCCCGACTGGTTTGCCGCTCACGAGCCACATCCAAACGCCGGCGAGAACGGAACGGTCGCGCTCTTTCCGGACTGTTATATGGGATACAACCATCCAGCGGTCGGTAAAGCGTCCGTTCACCTTCTCGAGGCGCTCGGGTACGCAGTCGAAGTCCCGGACGTGGCCTGTTGTGGGCGAGCACCGCTCTCACAGGGACTCGTCGAGAAGGCTCGCGGCTATGCACGACAGAACGTCGAGACGCTTGCCGAGTACGTCGAGCGAGACGTGCCGATCATCGGCGTCGAACCATCCTGCGTGAGCGCGTTCAAAGAGTACGACGACTTACTCGAGGACACCGTGAACATCCCTGAGACAACGGAAACGGTGCCCGCGTTCCTCGCCGATCGCATCCGCGCTGGCGAGATCGAACTCCCTGACAGCGGCGAGGCCACCGTCGCCTTCCACGGACACTGCCACTCGAAGGCCAAAGGCTGGGATAGTACCCCGGTCGAACTGCTCCGCGAAGCCGGCTACGACGTCCAGCCGCTGGATACGACCTGCTGCGGGATGGCCGGCGCGTTCGGCTACGAGACCGAACACTACGAACTCTCGATGGCGATCGGCGACGACCTCGAGTCGAAAATCGACGCCGCTGAGGCGGATCTCATCGTCACGACTGGTGCCTCCTGTAGCCAGCAGCTCGCAGACAGGGACATCGAGACACACCACCCCCTCGAGGTGCTGGCAGCGTTACTCGAGCGGTCTAACAGCAACGACTGA